The DNA sequence CCAACAGAAAATGCATGGCGCAGGCCTCTATCAGACAAACGGCAAGTAACGCAATCATCAGTGCTGTCTGCCCCGATTCCCGGTACGTCGTGACAGGATACTGATCTGCTTTAATGTCGCTGTTCAATCGCCACCAGCTAAGGAGACTGAACCGAATAACCTGACTCTCACTGGTAAATACAGCCGCTATGCCGGGGCTAACAACAGCGGCCAGACTACTGCTCAAGGCGGTCATTGGGTCTTGAAACGCGCGGTGTTTTCGATAAGCTCCCAGTAGTGACCGGATGCGAACCACAACCAGTGCAAGCGTGCCCAACTCGACCAGTGCGATAAGAGCAGGCCAGCCTAGGGCAAAGGGACGCGGATAGTCGGGTAGGATGAACAAGGCCAGCCGTAAGAACGCAACAATTGCCAGCAGCAGGAATGAGCCAGAACGGGACCGGGGCTTGAGAACCAGCCAATAAAACAAAGCTGCGGGCACCACCACCAGATCAAACAGGATGGCACCAGCCATAAGGTCAGGTTGCCGTTGAAAGGTACCCGAACGGGAAATCTGACATTCGACACCCAGCAGCACGACGTATAAAGTGACAAACAGAGTCGGGCGACGGAGGGAATGGATGGTGTCGTTCATGGTAGTTTCTTAATTCGTTTGCCGGTGCCTGAACTAAATATCAGTACGTCAATGATCTTAGCCCAGCACGTTATAGATAATTACAGGGGCCGATTTGTTTTTTAGACTTACCTCGCCAATGCGTTCGCAGGTGAACGATTCCGCTACGTCCTGCTGGGATAATTCTGTAATGACGACCTGCCCCGGCCGGGCTACGGTCTGAAGCCGCTGCGCCATATTTACGGCATCCCCGATCACGGTATAGTCCAGCCGTCGGAGCGTGCGGGAACCAATGTTACCAGACACCATCTCGCCGGTATTAATACCAATGGCTACCTGCGGATGATAGTCGGGCTGGTTCGTTAAAGGTGATTCGAGAGTCGCGATCTGCGAGCGCACCCCCAGCCCGGCTTCGATGGCCCGGTCGAGGTGGTAATCGCCCCGAAAAACGGCCATTACAGCGTCGCCCATGAATTTGTCTACGTGGCCGCCCTGCGCAATGATTTCCTTCACCATAATGTCGAAGTAGCGGTTTACCAGCTTGACAACCGTATCGGCTGATTCTTTTTCGGCGATGGCCGTGAATCCACAAATGTCGATGAACATAACGGTGGCGTGCACGGTTTCGCTGGCCGAGAGGGATGTTTCAAACTCGGTACGCCCCATAAACGCCAATACCGACTCATCGACGTACATGCGCAGAATATCATTTTCCTTGATGGCCTGCAGCGTTTGCCGGAGCTGCGTGACATAGTCCATCGTCTTCTGCATGGTAAGTTCGAGATCTTCGAAATTAACGGGTTTGGTGATGAAGTCGAAAGCGCCCCGGTTCATAGCGGTACGGATATTATCCATGTCGCCATAGGCGGAAACAATTACCGATTTGAGCATCGGATTGGTTTCGTGGAGCTTCACCAGCAGCGTCAATCCATCCATACCGGGCATGTTGATATCGGTAAGGACCATGTCAATATCGGGGTGCTGTTCGAGAACAAGCAGCGCTTCTTCGCCGTCGTGGGCGAATACGAATTCGTATTGTTTTTCCCGAATCTGCCGTCGAAATTTCTGCTTGATCAAGAGTTCAAGATCTGTTTCGTCGTCGACGACCAGTATTTTTGCCTTCATGCTACGTTGCGAAGTTTTTGTTTCAACACCGCGAAATCGAGCGGTTTGGTCAGAAAGTCATTAGCCCCCAGTTCAACCGCCTGTTGCTGTGAACCCGGATCGCCGTAGGCCGTGATCATCATGACAATGGGTGGAGGAGGGGCGTTGAAGTCGGACCGGATGTGCCGCAGCAGTTCGAAGCCACTCATGCCGGGCATGTTGATATCAGAAAGAATGAGTATGATTTCGGAGGGATGACCATCTAGGTAGGTCAGGGCTTCTTCGCCCGAGTTGGCAAAGGCCAGTTCAAACTCCCCACTTCTGATTTCGCGCCTGAAACGCTGCTCGAAGAGGTCTTTTACGTCGGTCTCGTCGTCAACAACTAGAATTTTCATGATCATCGGGTTCATCAAATATACTTGTTTAAGGGCTATTGTGGGTCGTCAAACTGGTAGCCTGATGGTAAACGTGGTTCCTTTGTTCAGAACGCTCTCTACCGTGAGCGTTCCCTTATGGCCCTTCGTGATAATATCGTAGGCTAAACTTAGCCCCAATCCTGTTCCCTGACCGGTCGGCTTGGTGGTGAAGAATGGTTGAAATATTTTTTGTTTGACAGCCTCATCCATTCCTGTACCGTTGTCACTGATCCGAATGGCAACGCCGGTGTCCGTACGCTGTGTACTAACCGTTACCGTAGGTTTGAATGATTCAGCACCGCTGGCTTTCTGCCGTTGCTGAACGGCGTAAAAGGCGTTCGTAAACAAATTCAGCAATACCCGGCCTATATCCTGAGCCACTACGTTGACCGGCCCTAGTGTGGGGTCCAATTTAGTGATAAGTTCGGCATTGAACGTCTTGTCTTTCGCGCGCAGTCCATGATAGGCTAACCGGAGGTATTCATTGCTGAGTGCGTTCAGATCGGTAAGCTCGCGCTGGCCATTACTGGCCCGTGAGTGCTGAAGCATACCCTTGACGATGGACGACGCCCGGTTGCCGTGATGATTGATCTTTTGCAGGTTTTGTTTTAAATCGGCCAGCAGTTCACGCTCCAACTCCGCATCCCGGTCGGGTTTTTGGTGTTCATCCATCAGCTCATCCACCAGTTCGGTCGAGACGTCGGAGAAGTTATTGACAAAGTTGAGTGGATTCTGGATTTCGTGGGCGATGCCAGCTGTTAATTCACCCAGCGACGCCATTTTTTCGGCTTGAATCAACTGGCTTTGGGCGGTCTTCAACTCTTCCTGCTGGCGTTTCAGCTGTTCATTGGCCCGCTGCTGTCGGCGGTAGCTGTTCCAGAAAGATAAGGCCACGGCCGCAACCAGCACCAGGCCAATGAGCGCGGTGATAAGCCATTGCCGTTGCTGCTGTGCTTCTTCGGCCCGGAGCGCAGCCTGTGCCCGTCGTTCGGCTGCCTGGGCGTTCTGCTGCAGTAAGGTCAACTGTTGCTGCGTCCGCCGGCCCGACAACGTATCATCGTAGGCCATGTTGAATTCCTGGAATTTGTAGGCGGTCCGGTAATCGTCTTTCAGGGCGTAGGCGCGGGCCAGGACGTCACTGGCGTCACGGGCGGCTTCTTTGTATCCGATATGACGGCTCAGGTTCCAGCCTCGCTGGCTGTAGTAGATGGCACTGTCAGGCTGGTTCAGCTGCAGGTGGGCTTGACCCAGCACAGTGTAGGTCCAGGAAACAACTTCGTAGGATCCTTTGGCGAGCAGGACCCGCAGGGCCTGCCGACCTGTCTCCAGCGCCTGCTCCGGCTGTCCGTCCTTTACTTCGGCCGCGGCCAGGTTGCTTTCGGCTTCGGCCTGAATACCGGCATTGTTCAGTCGTTGTGCCAGGCGAATGGCTTTATTATAGTACCGGGTAGCTTTGGTCAGGTCGCCCTGGTAGCGGTACAATTCGCCCATTCCGTTCAGCAACCGGGCAATATTGCCTTCCTGACCCGCCTGTTTGTGCAGATCGAGCGCAGTTGTATAATAGCGAATAGCCTGATCGTAGTCGCCAAGCAGGCTGTAGAGCATACCCAGCCGGGCGGTCGCCTGCCGCAACAGCACCGAATCTTTCAACTGTCTGGCCTGCTCCAGCGAAATTAATCCTCGCGAGAGAGCTGGAACATAATCGCCCCGGCTGGTATCGATCCAACCCATCTGACCCAGCACCCGCGCCACGCCACTACGATTGTTCAACTGCTCATACCGCTGGCGGGCCTGGTTGAGGTACTGAAGAGCTTTCTCGTAGTCATTACGACCCGCGTAGGCACCGCCCAGGGCCAGCAGCGCATTGGCTTCGCCTAGGGGGTAGTTGAGTTTACGGGCCAGGGTCAGGGCGTTCTCGGCCAACTCCTGCGCCTGTACATAATCGTCGCTGCGCACAGCCATCGACAGGTCAGTCAGCCGATCGACCCGCACGGGTGTGGCCTGCCTGTGCGTTCGTAACCAGGCCTGCAGTGTATCGGTCGACAGTTGCGCATATAGGCAACCGGAAGCCAACAGCCACAGCAGACCGGTCAGTTGAACGAGACGAATCATCATAGCAGAGTGGTCAGGCAGAATAGTCGATAACAACGCCGGTCAAGGGCTGGACGCGATCAGGCCGGTAACGTAATGACAAAAGTGGTCCCCTCATTTTCGCGACTATCAACGGTAATCGTACCCCCGTGTCCCTGGGTAACGATATCAAAGGCCAGCGACAGCCCAAGACCCGTTCCCTGCCCAGTGGGTTTGGTGGTGAAAAAAGGCTGGAAAATTTTCTGCTGCAACTCGTCGGGAATGCCAACGCCATTGTCGGCGATCTGAATAACCGCCTGCCCGTTCTGGCAGCGCGTTTTTACGGTTACGGTCGGGGTATATTTCCGGGTCGGTTGCTGTTCCGTAAGCAGGTGGCTACGTTGCTGCACGGCATAAAAGGCATTTGTGAACAGGTTGAGTAGTACCCGCCCTATATCCTGCGGCACTACGGTGATCAGGCCCAGATCCGGATCGAGGTCGGTGCTGAAACTGGCGTTGAAAGTTTTGTCTTTTGCGCGCAGGCCATGATAAGCCAGTCGCAGGTATTCATCGACGAAACCATTCAGATCGGTTGGTTCACGCTGACCGCTGCCCGCCCGCGAGTGCTGGAGCATTCCTTTCACGATGGACGACGCCCGGCCGCCATGGTGATTGATTTTCTGCAGGTTCTGTTTCAGGTCGGCCAGCAGTTCGGCCTCCAGGCCCGCGTCCCGGTCGGGCTTCTGCTGCTCCTCTTCCAACTCTTCAACGAGTTCAACCGATACTTCGGAGAAGTTATTGACGAAGTTGAGCGGGTTCTGAATTTCATGGGCGATACCGGCCGTCAACTCACCCAGCGACGCCATTTTTTCGCTGTGGACCAGTTGATTCTGCGTGGCTTTCAGATCAGATAGGGCACGTTCAAGTTCGGCTTTTTGGTTCATGATCTCGGCCGTTCGGGCGGCTACCAACACTTCCAGTTCCGTTTTTCGGGCTTCGATAATACGTCGCTCGGCGGCTTCTTCCTCTCGTTGCTGTTCAATCTTCACCAGGGCTTTCTTCTGACGATTGGCAAAGATGTAAAACGTAAAGAGCCAGATCAGGGTAAAGCCAATGGCCGAATCGAAGTAGTCATCGTACCTCGCATAAAAACGCGGGAACACGTCTTCAATAATTTTACGGATGGTCTGGAGCACCATAAAAGGAGCCACGCCCAGCAGTAAGGTTCGGGCGGGCTGGTTTTCCTTCTGAAGCCAGACTGTGTAGGCAACCATTGCCAGTGAGATCAGCCAGATCAGGCGTAGCGGAAAATCTTCCGAAATTACCGCGCTGAAGGCTACCGCAGCCCCAACAATGATCCAGTAACGGCTAAGCCACATATCCCAGTCCGGCAGACGGTTCTTCGTGTCCAGAAACCGCCTTACCTGATTGATGATAAGGGCCGTTAAGAGCGATGAAACAATTTCATCCTGATCCATCGGACAGGGTAAGGGTTAAGGTGAGTCGATACGGATGGACGCAAGATACGGTCAATCGGTAAGCAGGCAATAGGCCATCAAGACCAGTGGCCGAACGATTCAATGAGTGGCGCTCAGGCCAGTTGAGCCGGTGTCTCCGCCGGGCGGGCCGCCAGTAGGTCATTCTGACGCCGGATGCGTCCCGACAAGCTGCGGACAATGCTCCGCAGAACCTCGCTCCGCTCTTCCATCAGGTCGAAGAAGTCGTCCTGGTCTAGCCGCAGCAGCCGCACATCGGTGAGGGCTTCGGCACTGGCCGAGCGGGCTTCGGTGTCCAGCAGGGCCAGTTCACCGAAGAAGTCGCCCCGGCCGAAGCGGGCCAGTTCGGTATTGCCGTCACGGATGCTGACCTCACCGGAATAGATGACGAACATGCCCGTACCAAGGTCTCCTTTCTGGAAGATAGTCTTGCCCGCAGCGTGACTTTCTTCTTTCATGATGGGCGTAACGCTGGCCAGTACGTTCTCGGGGGTCTGCGAAAACAGGCTGGTATGCGCCAGTAGCAGCACCCGGTCGTAATCAGGAATATGGGCTTGATGGTTGGCTGAGTGACTCATAAGAAGCGGGGATAAGGCGCGGGATTGAGCAAGTAAGGCCTGTTGCGCTGCCAGTGCATCGGCCGTTGGCAAACTGTGCAGCACGACACTAACGGTCCAGGCCGAAAAAACGGTTTCGCCTGTTCGGAGAACAAAAGATCGGATCGACTCTGACTCTGTAAACGGCCCCAGTTCGGCATCAAGCATGCGGACCCGCTCGGGCAAAGGCAGGTCGTCGACCAGTACCTGCATGGTCTGGTAAACCGTTCTGGGTATCAGGTTGTCGAGGAGTTCCAGCGAATTGGCGCGCCGTTCGCGGGCGGGGTGATTCACCCCCATGCGGGCGCCGGCAATGGTTTCGGAGTCGTACAACTGCGTAAGTACGTCGAACAGGCGCTGCAGCAGTACGGTTAGTTCATAATCGAGCGTATCGACCAACATGGGCTCGTCGACACTCCCATGCAGCAGCCGCTGGGCAAGGGCAATCTCTTCGTCGAGCAAAATCCGGAACAGGGCGTCATCGGCCGCTTCGTTCGGAAACCGGCGCAGAGCCCGCAGAGCCGCCCCCCGAACGGTCAGGTCTGGCTGGCTGGCCAGTTCGTTGAGCAATTGGCGGCTTTCGTCCGTTCGGATGGTGCCGCAGATGGTGGCAATACGTTCGATCAGTAAGCGGTTGGTCGATGGCAACGATGCCTTCAGCGCGGAAATAATGGTGTCCTGCCCTGCTTTCAGCGCATTAACGGCCAGTCGGCCAATACCCGGATCGGTCAGGTGGGTAACCAGAAAATTGGTCAGGCCAGGGTCCCCCAATCCACCCGCTGCCGTGATGGCAGCCTTGGCCAGCGTGGGGTTGTCGCTGGTCAGGCGTTGGGTGACTACAGATGCGAAATCGGTCAGCCGGAGCCGGCCAATCAGCGTGAGGGCTATTTGCTGAAGTGCCGGATCCGGGTTATTGATAAGTACCCGCAGGCTGTTTCGACCGGCGGAGTCTTTGGGGTTGAGTTCCAGTACGCCCCGAATACCGCCCTGGCGAATGCTCAGGTCTGTATGGTTCAGGAGCGGAGCCAGTTCGCCGGGCTCCGCGCTGATCCGTCGTCCGAGTAGGTAAGCTGCCTGTTCGCGAAGGGCCGGTTCAGGATCGGTCAGGGCGACATGGGTCAGTGGCCGGACCGGCGTTGGCAGGTCGTGATCGGCCAGCATGGCCAGCGCCCGGTGCCGGACTCCGGAATCCGCGTGGTCCAGCAAGGGAGGAACCTGTTGGGTCAGTTCCTGCGGACTGTGCGCCCCCAGCCACCCCAAAGCCGCTATGACATCGGCGGGTTTATCGCTGCTGAGCTGCCGGACCATGGCGGCTTTGGCCGCCGTTGGCATAGCGAGCTGATCCCGTTCCAGAAAGCGACGGCCTATGGCGTCGTTCAGTTCGTGCATGTAGTGGCCGTAGGTCTTACGCAACAGGTAAAAAGCCCCGATCAGTAGCGCCAGCCAGACAAAAGGCACCACTTTTTCGAGGGTTGAATTGTTATGCATGGCCCAGATGAGCACACCCGCCAGGCCAAGTCCCAGGGGTTCATACAATCCCTTGGCCAGCGTGTGTCCTTTTAGCCGTTGCGGGGGCGACAGGGGCTGGAACAAGACCAGAAATACCGGATCGAACAGCGACCGGCGGACTACCTCGAAAACCAGATAAAGGAGACAGAAATAGATCAATAGTACGGTTTCTTCGGTACCAATCCGGTTCAGGGTAATCAGTCCGACCAAGCCAACCAGCGCCACCAGCGGCAGCAGCAGCAGAGACCGACGAACCCCAAATTTGTCGAGCAGCGCACCCGACAGCAGCAGCTTAACAAGCATGGCCAGGCTGTAGGTGAGGGCCAGCACGTAGCTGACATATTTGATGACATCCGACTGGTCGTGGAACCGATGCTTGACGTTGACGAAAAAGTTGTACTCAATTTCAATAGCCGCAGCCGCCAGCGCGGCCAGACTCAGGCACATCAGGAAAATCAGATTACTCCCCCCGAACCGTTTCCCTACGAAGCGGGATGGTTCCCGTTTCACCGCCCGCGCCGGCCGGTGTGCCGCATGAACCTCGTGGGATTGTATGGTAAGCTGCAGTGTGTAAAAGGCAGCCAGAAACGCACCAAAAGCAACCATCACCAGCAATAGAATGCCAGTATGGGCGTGTACAAAAGCCGCCAGGATGGCACCCAGCGCTTTGGCTGGCATATCGCCTGAGCTGATAACGCTGAACAAACGCTTACTCTGCCGCGTATCGAACACCACGGCCGAAACGCCCCAGAACTCAAGATTCGTGAGCAGGTAGACAACCCGGTAGCCCGCCATAATAGCCACCGCTGCCGCTACCGAGTGGCCGAATGCAACCAGGAGCCCTACCACTATCGTCATGGCTACCACCGTTAACAGCACCCGCGTGGCCAGACTACTCAGGAGCAGATGGTGTTCGTAGTAACCATACAGCCTCCCAATGCCGATCATGGCCACGGCCGAGCAGAGGTAGGCGATTGGCAGGTTCGTTTCGGGATTATTTTCGAGCAGAATGGCATTGGCCGCCACGTAAACGAGGATGGTGCCAATACCCAACAGGAAATTATGGACAAAAAACAAGCCGACCGTTCGGGCTTCGTCGGGCCGAACACCTAACGCCCGCTGCCATCGCTGCGCGAACGACAGAACGGAAGGCTGGTTACTGACGTCGACGTTCATAAACTAGTACTACGGAAGAGTTCATTTGCTGAGCGAACCGGTTCAGTGATTGAGCGGGTCCTACCCTCAAATATAGGTTACCGTTGCCAAATCGGGGCATTTTCTGTTTTTTTTAGCCACGCAAGGTCATACTAACATGAATTGTCCGCTGCCATAAGCCCGCACGTTATGAGATCGACAAGGAGTAGAGTTGATGGTGCGGGCGGCTTTAATGGCCTCAAAACACGTAGTACGGGCCTGGACCGGAAGCCTGACGAATTCGTCAACCAAACCGGCGCGAATGCTGTTATACCACTAAGGACGTCGTTACCAGCGCACAGTAGGATAAAAACCATAATTTTTAAGGCTAAGTGTTTAGCCGATACGCTACCTTTGCGAGTCAAAACAACGACGCGCCCCCGTCATGGACCAGTTTTCATATATCGCCAATTCCGACGCGGCTTACGTAGATCAATTGTATCAGTCTTATAAGCAAGACCCTCAATTAGTTGACGAAAGCTGGCAGCAATTCTTCAAAGGATTCGAGTTCTCATTGACCTACGGCGAAGCCGCCAACGGCACCAAACCGAGTACTACCGCATCGAACGGCGCTACCGCCAACGGTGCATCCGCTAAAACAAATGGCCAGGCTGCCAAACCAGTCGACGCCAGTCATGCCGAAAAAGAAGTTTCGGTGGCCAGCCTGATCAAAGCCTACCGATCACGGGGGCACCTGCTGGCAAAAACAAATCCGCTCAAGGAACGCAAAGACCGCCAGCCTCGGGTTGATCTTCCGGACTATGCCCTGACAGAAGCCGATCTCGATACAACATTTGAATCGGGTAAGCTGCTCGGCATCGGTCCCGCTACGCTCCGTACCATCATGGAGTCGCTGCGGAAGATCTATGCCGGCAACATCGGCTTTGAGTACATGTACATCCGCGAGATGGAGGTGAAAAACTGGCTGCGTAACAAGATCGAGAAAGAAGCGCTGGTCTTTACGCCCACCATCGACGAGAAAAAGCGGATTCTTGAAAAGCTGAACGAGGCCACTGTCTTTGAAAACTTCCTGGCGACCAAATACCTGGGCCAGAAGCGGTTTTCGCTCGAAGGCGGGGAATCAACTATCCCGGCGCTGGACACGATCATTAGTCAGGCGGCCGACATGGGTGTTGAAGAAGTAATGATCGGTATGGCTCACCGGGGGCGTTTGAACGTTCTCTGTAACATTCTGGGTAAATCCTATGAAGCGGTTTTCGATGGCTTCGAAGGAAACGTACCCGAACAGGTGCAGGGTGATGGTGATGTGAAATATCACCTTGGCTATTCCAGCCTGACCGAGACGAAATCCGGTAAGCAGATCAGCGTAAAACTCGCGCCTAACCCGTCGCACCTGGAAGCGGTCAATCCGGTTGTTGAAGGGTTTGTGCGGGCTCAGGCCGATGAAGAGTATGCTGGTGACTTTACCAAGATCATGCCCATCCTGATTCACGGCGACGCAGCCGTTGCCGGTCAGGGCATTGTGTATGAAGTAACCCAAATGGCTAAACTGGCCGGCTACCAAACCGGGGGAACAGTCCATTTTGTGATCAATAACCAGGTTGGTTTCACGACCGATTTTGAGGATGCCCGTTCGTCCATCTATTGTTCGGACGTAGCCAAGATCATCGATGCGCCAATCTTCCACGTCAACGGCGACGATCCGGAAGCGGTTATTTTCTGCGCCCGGCTGGCCGTTGAGTTTCGCGAGAAATTCAACCGTGATGTGTTCATTGATATGGTTTGCTACCGGCGCTACGGCCACAATGAATCCGATGAGCCGAAGTTCACGCAGCCGACGATGTATAACATCATCGATAAACATGCAAACACCCGCGAACTCTACAATAAAATGCTCATCGAACGGGGCGATGTAGACGCTGAGCTGGCGAACCGCATGGATACGGAGTTTAAAAAGCAACTGCAGGACCGGCTTGACCGGGTGAAGCAGAAAGCAGAAATTCCTTACAAACCGTTGCGCCTTGACCTGGACTGGGCCGAACTCCGCTTTGCGGAACCCGCTGATTTTGACCAGTCGCCGGAAACGGGTGTTTCGGCCGAAACGCTGGACACGGTTGGTAAAGCGCTGGTGAAACTGCCCGAAGGGTTTAAGCCGCTGAAGCAGATTGAAAAACTGCTCAAAGACCGGCAAGCGATGCTGACCGAAACCAAGATGGTGAACTGGGGTACGGCTGAGTTGCTGGCCTATGGGTCGCTGCTGGTTGAGGGTAAGCCCGTTCGGTTGAGCGGCCAGGATGTGCAGCGTGGTACGTTCTCGCACCGGCACTCGGTTCTGCACGATTCCGATACCAACAAATCCTACTCGTCGCTCGATTTCATCCAGGATGGGCAGCAGAAGTTTCAGGTATACAATTCATTGCTGTCGGAGTACGGCGTTCTTGGTTTCGAGTATGGCTACGCCATGGCGAACCCACACGCGCTGGTGATCTGGGAAGCCCAGTTTGGTGATTTTTCGAACGGGGCTCAGCTGATCATCGACCAGTTCATTGCGGCTGCCGAGTCGAAGTGGGGTATTCAGAATGGGCTTGTCATGTTGCTGCCACACGGCTACGAAGGACAGGGCCCCGAGCACTCCAACGCTCGCCCGGAGCGGTATCTACAGCTCACGGCCGAATACAACATGGTGGTTGCAAACATCACAACGCCGGCTAACTTCTTCCACCTGATGCGCCGGCAACTGGCGTGGGGATTCCGGAAGCCGCTGGTGGTCATGTCGCCCAAATCGCTGTTACGTCACCCCAAATGCGTATCCCCGCTGGAGGAGTTGACCAAAGGTTCGTTCCAGGAAGTGCTGGGCGATTCTTACGCCGATCCTAAGAAAGTAAAACGGGTACTGCTTTGCTCGGGTAAGGTTTACTATGACCTACTCGATAAGCAGCAGGCCGATCAGCGCGATGACGTAGCCATTGTCCGGCTGGAACAACTGGCTCCGCTGCCCAAAAAGCAGCTTGATGCTGTGTTAAGCCAGTACAAAAAAGCGGATCTGGTCTGGGTTCAGGAAGAACCAGAAAATATGGGCTACTGGGGTTACCTGCTACGCGTCATGGCGGGCCAGAACCCAGCCGCGTCTTATACCCTGCGGGTGGTTTCGCGCGGGGCCGCTGCGTCGCCTGCTACGGGCTACGCCAAAGTACACACCCAGGAACAGGCTGATATTGTTCGCCGGGCGTTTGACTAAACTAGTCGATCAGTAGTGAGTTGGGCAGTGGGTAGGTCGGTAGACACACACACTGCCCAGGTCGCTAACTGACTACCTCAATAACTGACCAACTCACTAACTGCTATATGGCCGTTGACATGAAAATCCCCGCCGTAGGGGAATCGATTACCGAAGTAACCGTTGGTACCTGGTACAAAAAAGAAGGTGATCAGGTAAAGATGGACGACGTCCTGTGCGGACTCGATTCTGACAAAGCGACGTTTGAACTGACGGCCGAAGCCAATGGCACGCTGCATATCCTGGCTCAGGAAGGGGATGTACTGCCCATTGGTGCCAGCATCTGCACCATCGACGATGCGGGCGGTAACGCAGCACCGGCGGCCCCCGCTCCGGCCAAAGCCGAAACGCCCGCACCGGCTCAACCTGCTGCGGCAAAGTCCGAACCGGCGCCCGCTGTTCAGCCCGTTGCCGAACCGGCTGCGGCTGCTCCATCGGCGGCCCCGAGCGTAGTTGAAATGAAAGTTCCTGCGGTGGGCGAGTCTGTTACCGAAGTAACCATTGCCTCCTGGAGCAAAAAAGACGGTGATCAGGTTGCCCTCGACGAAGTACTTTGTGAACTGGAATCGGATAAAGCGACGTTCGAATTGCCGGCCGAAGCCGCCGGTACACTCCGTATTGTTGCGCAGGCTGGCGAAACACTGGCTATTGGCGCCTTAATCGCCAAAATCGAAGTAGGTGCTGGCGCTGCTGCCGCTCCTGCCTCACAGCCAGCACCTGCTCCGGCGGCTCAACAGCCAACCGCAGCTGATACCGCATCGAATGGGCAGAATGGGTACGCCGTTAACCACCCGTCGCCGGCTGCCGCTAAGATTCTGGACGAAAAAGGTGTGGCTGCCCAACAGGTTCAGGGTACGGGTGTAGGTGGGCGCGTGACCAAGGAAGATGCGATGAAAGCGTCTCCCGCACCGGCCCAACCCGCAGCCACTCCGGCGCCTGCTCCGGCTAAACCCGCGCCTGCATCCGCCCCGGCTCCGGTTATGACCGGCGAACGCGTTCAGCGTCGGGAAAAAATGACATCGCTGCGTCGGACTATCGCCCGCCGATTGGTAGCGGTAAAGAATGAAACGGCAATGCTCACTACCTTCAACGAGGTAGACATGAAGCCGATCATGGATCTGCGCAACAAGTACAAAGACAAGTTTAAAGAGAAAAACGGTGTGGGCCTGGGCTTCATGTCGTTCTTCACGAAGGCGGTCTGT is a window from the Spirosoma rigui genome containing:
- a CDS encoding 2-oxoglutarate dehydrogenase E1 component — its product is MDQFSYIANSDAAYVDQLYQSYKQDPQLVDESWQQFFKGFEFSLTYGEAANGTKPSTTASNGATANGASAKTNGQAAKPVDASHAEKEVSVASLIKAYRSRGHLLAKTNPLKERKDRQPRVDLPDYALTEADLDTTFESGKLLGIGPATLRTIMESLRKIYAGNIGFEYMYIREMEVKNWLRNKIEKEALVFTPTIDEKKRILEKLNEATVFENFLATKYLGQKRFSLEGGESTIPALDTIISQAADMGVEEVMIGMAHRGRLNVLCNILGKSYEAVFDGFEGNVPEQVQGDGDVKYHLGYSSLTETKSGKQISVKLAPNPSHLEAVNPVVEGFVRAQADEEYAGDFTKIMPILIHGDAAVAGQGIVYEVTQMAKLAGYQTGGTVHFVINNQVGFTTDFEDARSSIYCSDVAKIIDAPIFHVNGDDPEAVIFCARLAVEFREKFNRDVFIDMVCYRRYGHNESDEPKFTQPTMYNIIDKHANTRELYNKMLIERGDVDAELANRMDTEFKKQLQDRLDRVKQKAEIPYKPLRLDLDWAELRFAEPADFDQSPETGVSAETLDTVGKALVKLPEGFKPLKQIEKLLKDRQAMLTETKMVNWGTAELLAYGSLLVEGKPVRLSGQDVQRGTFSHRHSVLHDSDTNKSYSSLDFIQDGQQKFQVYNSLLSEYGVLGFEYGYAMANPHALVIWEAQFGDFSNGAQLIIDQFIAAAESKWGIQNGLVMLLPHGYEGQGPEHSNARPERYLQLTAEYNMVVANITTPANFFHLMRRQLAWGFRKPLVVMSPKSLLRHPKCVSPLEELTKGSFQEVLGDSYADPKKVKRVLLCSGKVYYDLLDKQQADQRDDVAIVRLEQLAPLPKKQLDAVLSQYKKADLVWVQEEPENMGYWGYLLRVMAGQNPAASYTLRVVSRGAAASPATGYAKVHTQEQADIVRRAFD
- a CDS encoding cyclic nucleotide-binding domain-containing protein gives rise to the protein MNVDVSNQPSVLSFAQRWQRALGVRPDEARTVGLFFVHNFLLGIGTILVYVAANAILLENNPETNLPIAYLCSAVAMIGIGRLYGYYEHHLLLSSLATRVLLTVVAMTIVVGLLVAFGHSVAAAVAIMAGYRVVYLLTNLEFWGVSAVVFDTRQSKRLFSVISSGDMPAKALGAILAAFVHAHTGILLLVMVAFGAFLAAFYTLQLTIQSHEVHAAHRPARAVKREPSRFVGKRFGGSNLIFLMCLSLAALAAAAIEIEYNFFVNVKHRFHDQSDVIKYVSYVLALTYSLAMLVKLLLSGALLDKFGVRRSLLLLPLVALVGLVGLITLNRIGTEETVLLIYFCLLYLVFEVVRRSLFDPVFLVLFQPLSPPQRLKGHTLAKGLYEPLGLGLAGVLIWAMHNNSTLEKVVPFVWLALLIGAFYLLRKTYGHYMHELNDAIGRRFLERDQLAMPTAAKAAMVRQLSSDKPADVIAALGWLGAHSPQELTQQVPPLLDHADSGVRHRALAMLADHDLPTPVRPLTHVALTDPEPALREQAAYLLGRRISAEPGELAPLLNHTDLSIRQGGIRGVLELNPKDSAGRNSLRVLINNPDPALQQIALTLIGRLRLTDFASVVTQRLTSDNPTLAKAAITAAGGLGDPGLTNFLVTHLTDPGIGRLAVNALKAGQDTIISALKASLPSTNRLLIERIATICGTIRTDESRQLLNELASQPDLTVRGAALRALRRFPNEAADDALFRILLDEEIALAQRLLHGSVDEPMLVDTLDYELTVLLQRLFDVLTQLYDSETIAGARMGVNHPARERRANSLELLDNLIPRTVYQTMQVLVDDLPLPERVRMLDAELGPFTESESIRSFVLRTGETVFSAWTVSVVLHSLPTADALAAQQALLAQSRALSPLLMSHSANHQAHIPDYDRVLLLAHTSLFSQTPENVLASVTPIMKEESHAAGKTIFQKGDLGTGMFVIYSGEVSIRDGNTELARFGRGDFFGELALLDTEARSASAEALTDVRLLRLDQDDFFDLMEERSEVLRSIVRSLSGRIRRQNDLLAARPAETPAQLA